One window of Papaver somniferum cultivar HN1 chromosome 9, ASM357369v1, whole genome shotgun sequence genomic DNA carries:
- the LOC113313315 gene encoding uncharacterized protein LOC113313315 produces the protein MHRSASTSRASEEFLINLSPGTKGSPGMMIKTAAADIDKIPIYNLLGSDVGATSKKDSHVKPGENVVHLIPVILVLCAFILWIFSHPVVDMTSKEGSVVQVEGLNNHGQSNQSHMPSNTKLVELEAAAKQDRDRILQKIVVNKS, from the exons ATGCATAGATCGGCGAGCACGAGTAGAGCTTCAGAGGAGTTCTTAATCAATTTATCGCCCGGAACAAAGGGTTCTCCTGGGATGATGATAAAAACAGCTGCTGCAGATATTGATAAAATTCCGATATATAATCTGTTAGGTTCTGATGTTGGTGCTACTAGTAAGAAAGATAGTCATGTTAAGCCAGGAGAAAATGTGGTTCATCTTATTCCCGTAATCCTTGTTCTATGTGCTTTCATTCTTTGGATCTTTTCCCATCCAG TTGTAGACATGACAAGCAAAGAAGGTTCAGTGGTACAAGTTGAAGGGCTGAATAATCATGGACAGAGTAATCAAAGTCATATGCCATCCAACACGAAATTGGTGGAGTTGGAAGCAGCAGCAAAGCAAGATAGAGACAGGATTCTTCAAAAGATTGTGGTCAacaaatcttga